A window of the Bacteroides thetaiotaomicron VPI-5482 genome harbors these coding sequences:
- a CDS encoding L-threonylcarbamoyladenylate synthase, protein MLLKLYDKNNNPQDLQRVTDILNDGGLIIYPTDTMYAIGCHGLKERAIERICRIKDIDPRKNNLSIICYDLSSISEYAKVGNNEFKLMKHNLPGPFTFILNGTNRLPKIFRNRKEVGIRMPDNNIIREIARLLDAPIMTTTLPYDEHEDLEYMTDPELIDEKFGDIVDLVIDGGIGGIEPSTVVKCTEDEPEIVRQGKGWLEGI, encoded by the coding sequence ATGCTTCTGAAACTGTACGATAAAAACAATAACCCGCAGGACTTGCAACGGGTAACCGACATCCTGAACGACGGCGGACTGATCATCTATCCTACGGATACGATGTACGCCATCGGATGCCACGGGCTGAAAGAACGTGCTATTGAACGGATTTGCCGGATCAAAGATATTGATCCGCGCAAAAACAACCTGTCTATCATCTGCTACGATCTAAGCAGTATCAGCGAGTATGCCAAAGTGGGTAATAATGAGTTCAAGCTCATGAAGCATAATCTCCCCGGTCCGTTCACGTTTATCCTGAATGGCACCAACCGGCTGCCCAAAATCTTCCGCAACCGAAAAGAGGTGGGTATCCGTATGCCGGACAACAACATCATTCGTGAAATCGCCCGCTTACTGGATGCTCCTATTATGACCACCACACTGCCATATGATGAGCATGAAGATCTGGAATATATGACCGATCCCGAACTGATTGACGAAAAGTTCGGCGATATCGTGGATCTGGTGATCGACGGAGGAATAGGAGGCATAGAACCTTCTACAGTAGTGAAGTGCACAGAAGATGAACCGGAAATTGTCCGTCAGGGAAAAGGCTGGCTGGAAGGGATTTAA
- a CDS encoding AsmA family protein: MKKGLKIAAIVVGVIIILMLLLPFAFQGKIAGIVKTEGNKMLNAQFDFKKLNISLFRNFPQASVTLEDFWLKGAGEFANDTLVQAGEVTATINLFSLFGDSGYDISKVFIEDTRLHAIVLPDGRANWDIMKPDTTDTQETPAAEEDSSPFKVKLQRFVIKNMNLIYDDQQGKMYADIRDFNALCAGDLGSDRTTLKLEAETKSLTYKMNGIPFLANANISAKMDVDADLANNKYTLKDNTIRLNAIQAGIDGWVELKDPAIDMDLKLNTNDVGFKEILSLIPAIYATEFSSLKTDGTATLAASAKGTLQGDTVPAFNIDMQVKNAMFRYPALPAGVDQININANVRNPGGNIDLTTIQINPFSFRLAGNPFSLTADVKTPVSDPDFKAEAKGTLDLGMIKQVYPLGDMELNGTINADMQMSGRLSYIEKEQYDNMKASGTIGLTNMKLKMQDMPDVDIKKSLFTFTPKYLQLSETTVNIGKNDITADSRFENYIGYALKGTTLKGTLNIHSNYFNLNDFMTASTDSVATTEAAATDSTAIAGVIEVPRNIDFQMDANLKQVLFDKMTFNNMNGKLIVKDGKVDMKNLSMGTMSGNVVMNGYYSTANAKKPEMKAGFKLSDISFSQAYKELDMVQQLAPIFENLKGNFSGSINVLTDLDAAMSPVLETMQGDGSLSTRDLSLSGVKAIDQIADAISQPSLKEMKVKDMTLDFTIKDGRVETKPFDIKMGDYNLNLSGSTGLDQTIDYSGKIKLPASTGISKLMTLDLKIGGSFTSPKVSVDTKSMANQALESVADEAISKLGEKLGLDSATTANKDSIKQKVTEKATEKALDFLKKKLK, from the coding sequence ATGAAAAAAGGTTTGAAAATCGCAGCTATCGTCGTAGGGGTAATAATCATTCTGATGCTCCTCCTTCCTTTCGCCTTCCAAGGTAAGATAGCAGGTATTGTAAAAACAGAAGGCAACAAGATGCTCAATGCACAATTTGATTTCAAGAAACTCAACATTAGCCTGTTCCGCAACTTTCCGCAGGCTTCTGTCACTCTCGAAGATTTCTGGCTGAAAGGCGCGGGAGAATTCGCAAATGATACCCTTGTACAAGCCGGAGAGGTAACTGCCACCATCAATCTGTTCTCCCTTTTCGGAGACAGCGGTTATGACATCTCCAAAGTATTCATAGAAGATACCCGCCTGCACGCCATTGTCCTGCCGGACGGTCGTGCCAACTGGGATATTATGAAGCCCGACACGACAGACACGCAGGAAACGCCTGCCGCGGAAGAAGATTCATCTCCTTTCAAAGTCAAGCTGCAACGTTTTGTCATCAAGAACATGAATTTGATTTATGACGACCAGCAAGGTAAAATGTATGCCGACATCCGTGATTTCAACGCCCTTTGTGCCGGTGACCTGGGCAGTGACCGCACTACGCTGAAACTGGAAGCGGAAACCAAATCACTGACTTACAAGATGAATGGCATTCCTTTCCTTGCAAACGCCAACATCTCCGCCAAGATGGATGTAGACGCCGATCTTGCCAACAACAAGTATACACTGAAAGACAATACCATTCGCCTCAACGCCATTCAGGCAGGTATCGACGGTTGGGTGGAACTGAAAGATCCCGCTATCGACATGGATCTCAAACTCAATACCAATGATGTAGGCTTCAAGGAAATACTGTCTTTGATTCCTGCCATTTACGCAACGGAATTCTCCAGTCTGAAAACAGACGGAACCGCTACTCTTGCCGCATCAGCCAAAGGTACGCTGCAAGGAGATACTGTCCCCGCATTCAACATCGACATGCAAGTCAAGAACGCTATGTTCCGCTATCCGGCATTGCCCGCAGGAGTCGATCAGATCAACATTAATGCCAACGTCCGAAATCCGGGAGGAAATATAGACCTGACCACCATCCAAATCAACCCGTTCAGTTTCCGTCTGGCAGGAAATCCTTTCAGTCTGACTGCGGACGTGAAAACACCGGTCAGCGACCCCGATTTCAAAGCTGAGGCAAAAGGTACCCTCGACCTGGGTATGATCAAACAGGTATACCCTTTGGGAGATATGGAACTGAACGGAACCATCAACGCCGATATGCAAATGTCCGGACGTCTTTCTTATATAGAGAAAGAACAGTACGACAACATGAAAGCCTCCGGAACCATCGGTCTGACCAATATGAAACTGAAAATGCAGGATATGCCGGATGTGGATATCAAGAAATCACTCTTCACCTTCACCCCGAAATATCTGCAACTGAGCGAAACGACGGTCAATATCGGTAAGAACGATATTACTGCCGACAGCCGTTTCGAGAACTATATCGGCTACGCTCTGAAAGGTACTACGCTGAAAGGAACGCTGAACATCCATTCCAATTATTTCAATCTGAATGATTTCATGACAGCCTCCACAGACAGCGTGGCAACTACCGAGGCTGCTGCTACAGACTCCACGGCGATTGCCGGCGTAATAGAAGTTCCGCGCAATATCGACTTCCAGATGGACGCCAATCTGAAACAGGTGCTGTTTGACAAGATGACATTCAACAATATGAACGGTAAACTTATTGTCAAAGACGGAAAGGTAGATATGAAGAATCTTTCTATGGGCACTATGAGCGGCAATGTGGTGATGAACGGATATTACTCTACCGCCAATGCGAAGAAACCGGAAATGAAAGCCGGATTCAAACTGTCGGATATCAGCTTCTCACAAGCATACAAAGAACTGGATATGGTTCAGCAACTGGCTCCTATCTTTGAGAACCTGAAAGGAAACTTCTCCGGCAGCATCAATGTGCTGACCGACCTGGACGCAGCCATGAGCCCGGTACTGGAAACGATGCAAGGAGACGGCAGCTTGTCTACCCGCGATCTCAGTCTGAGTGGTGTGAAAGCAATCGACCAGATAGCCGATGCCATCAGCCAACCGAGTCTGAAAGAAATGAAAGTGAAAGATATGACACTGGACTTCACTATCAAAGACGGACGGGTGGAAACCAAACCGTTTGATATCAAAATGGGTGACTATAATCTGAATCTTTCCGGTAGCACAGGACTCGACCAGACCATCGACTACTCCGGCAAGATCAAGCTTCCGGCATCCACCGGCATTTCCAAGCTGATGACACTCGATCTGAAGATCGGCGGTTCATTCACTTCCCCGAAAGTCAGTGTCGATACAAAGAGTATGGCCAATCAGGCACTTGAATCCGTAGCCGACGAAGCAATCAGCAAACTGGGAGAAAAGCTCGGACTGGATTCTGCCACGACTGCCAACAAAGATTCCATCAAACAGAAAGTGACGGAAAAAGCTACAGAGAAAGCACTTGATTTCTTAAAGAAGAAACTTAAATAA
- a CDS encoding AAA family ATPase: protein MSVDTNNAAFQDALNLIQYTRQSVFLTGKAGTGKSTFLRYVCEHTKKKHVVLAPTGIAAINAGGSTMHSFFKLPFYPLLPDDPNLSLQRGRIHEFFKYTKPHRKLLEQIELVIIDEISMVRADLIDAIDRILRVYSHNLREPFGGKQLLLVGDVFQLEPVVKNDEREILNRAYPTPYFFSARVFSQIDLVSIELQKVYRQTDSVFVSVLDHIRTNTAGAADLQLLNTRYGSHIEESEADMYITLATRRDTVDSINEKKLAELAGEPITFEGSIEGDFPESSLPTSQELVLKPGAQIIFIKNDFDRRWVNGTIGVIAGIDEEEETIYVITDDGKECDVKRESWRNIRYRYNEKTKEIEEEVLGSFTQYPIRLAWAITVHKSQGLTFSRVVIDFTGGVFAGGQAYVALSRCTSLDGIQLKKPINRADIFVRPEIVNFAGRFNDRQAIDKALKQAQADVQYAAAARAFDKGDMEECLEQFFRAIHSRYDIEKPVPRRLIRRKLGIINTLQEQNKKLKEQMREQQERLRQYAHEYLLMGNECITQAHDARAAIANYDKALSLDPNYIDAWIRKGITLFNSKEYFDAENCFNTAVSLHPANFKAVYNRGKLRLKIDNTEGAIADLDKATSLKPEHAGAHELFGDALLRVGKEVEAAIQWRIAEELRKKKS, encoded by the coding sequence ATGAGCGTAGACACTAATAACGCAGCTTTTCAGGACGCCCTGAATCTTATTCAGTATACCCGCCAGTCGGTTTTTCTGACCGGAAAAGCGGGTACAGGTAAATCTACATTCCTACGTTATGTCTGCGAACATACCAAGAAGAAACATGTCGTTCTCGCACCTACCGGCATCGCAGCCATCAACGCCGGAGGAAGTACGATGCACAGTTTCTTCAAACTCCCCTTCTATCCGTTACTGCCGGACGATCCAAATTTAAGTCTCCAGAGAGGACGCATTCACGAGTTCTTCAAGTACACCAAACCGCACCGGAAATTACTGGAACAGATTGAACTGGTCATCATAGACGAAATCTCTATGGTACGGGCGGACCTCATTGACGCCATCGACCGCATCTTACGTGTATATTCACATAATTTACGGGAACCTTTCGGCGGCAAACAACTGTTATTGGTAGGCGACGTTTTCCAGCTGGAACCTGTCGTGAAGAATGACGAGCGGGAGATTCTGAACCGTGCCTACCCTACTCCATACTTCTTCTCGGCAAGAGTATTCAGCCAGATCGATCTGGTATCCATCGAACTCCAGAAAGTATACCGGCAAACTGACTCCGTCTTTGTCAGCGTTCTCGACCATATCCGTACCAACACCGCCGGAGCAGCCGACCTGCAACTGCTGAACACCCGATACGGAAGCCATATCGAAGAATCGGAAGCCGATATGTACATCACGCTTGCCACCCGAAGGGATACGGTTGACTCGATCAATGAGAAGAAACTGGCCGAGCTGGCAGGAGAACCGATCACCTTTGAGGGAAGCATTGAAGGGGATTTTCCCGAAAGTAGTCTGCCGACCTCACAGGAACTCGTTCTGAAACCGGGTGCTCAAATCATCTTTATCAAGAATGATTTCGACCGCCGGTGGGTAAACGGTACCATCGGAGTGATTGCCGGTATCGACGAGGAAGAAGAAACGATATACGTCATCACCGATGACGGCAAGGAATGCGATGTAAAACGGGAATCATGGCGTAACATCCGCTATCGCTACAACGAAAAGACGAAAGAGATTGAAGAGGAAGTACTGGGCAGCTTCACCCAATATCCCATTCGGCTGGCTTGGGCCATTACCGTCCACAAGAGTCAGGGGTTGACTTTCAGCAGAGTAGTGATTGACTTCACGGGAGGTGTATTTGCCGGCGGACAGGCGTATGTAGCACTCAGCCGTTGTACCTCACTGGATGGCATCCAGCTCAAAAAGCCGATCAACCGGGCGGATATCTTTGTGCGTCCCGAAATCGTAAACTTTGCCGGACGGTTCAACGACCGGCAAGCCATCGACAAGGCTCTGAAACAGGCGCAGGCCGATGTCCAGTATGCCGCTGCCGCACGTGCATTCGACAAAGGGGATATGGAAGAATGCCTGGAACAATTTTTCCGTGCCATTCACTCCCGTTATGACATAGAGAAACCTGTTCCCCGCCGATTAATCCGCCGGAAACTGGGGATTATCAACACCTTGCAGGAGCAGAACAAAAAGCTCAAAGAGCAAATGCGGGAACAGCAGGAACGTCTGCGGCAATATGCCCACGAATATCTGTTAATGGGAAATGAATGTATCACCCAAGCCCACGACGCCCGTGCCGCCATCGCCAATTATGACAAAGCGCTCAGCCTCGACCCTAATTATATAGACGCCTGGATACGGAAAGGAATCACCCTGTTCAACAGCAAAGAGTATTTTGATGCGGAAAACTGTTTCAATACCGCTGTCAGCCTTCATCCTGCAAACTTTAAAGCTGTGTACAACCGTGGAAAACTGCGTCTGAAAATCGATAATACTGAAGGAGCAATTGCCGACCTGGACAAGGCTACAAGTCTGAAACCCGAGCATGCCGGTGCACACGAGCTTTTCGGAGATGCCCTGTTGAGAGTGGGGAAAGAAGTGGAAGCCGCCATACAATGGAGAATTGCCGAGGAACTCAGAAAGAAAAAATCATAA
- a CDS encoding Cof-type HAD-IIB family hydrolase, with protein MTKALFFDIDGTLVSFETHRIPSSTIEALEAAHAKGLKIFIATGRPKAIINNLSELQDRNLIDGYITMNGAYCFVGEEVIYKSAIPQEEVKAMAAFCEKKGVPCIFVEEHNISVCQPNEMVKKIFYDFLHVNVIPTVSFEEASNKEVIQMTPFITEEEEKEVLPSIPTCEIGRWYPAFADVTAKGDTKQKGIDEIIRHFGIKLEETMSFGDGGNDISMLRHAAIGVAMGQAKEDVKAAADYVTAPIDEDGISKAMKHFGII; from the coding sequence ATGACGAAAGCTTTATTTTTTGATATAGACGGAACGCTGGTTAGTTTCGAAACACACCGTATCCCGTCTTCTACCATTGAGGCATTGGAAGCCGCCCACGCAAAAGGGCTTAAAATATTTATCGCTACCGGACGCCCGAAAGCCATTATCAACAATCTTTCCGAATTGCAGGACCGGAACCTGATCGATGGATATATAACCATGAACGGAGCCTATTGTTTTGTCGGAGAAGAAGTAATTTACAAAAGTGCCATCCCGCAGGAAGAAGTAAAAGCAATGGCTGCTTTCTGCGAGAAGAAAGGAGTCCCCTGCATCTTCGTAGAGGAGCATAATATCTCTGTTTGCCAACCGAATGAGATGGTGAAGAAGATCTTTTATGACTTCCTGCATGTAAATGTCATTCCGACAGTTTCATTTGAAGAAGCAAGCAATAAAGAAGTCATCCAGATGACTCCCTTCATCACGGAGGAAGAAGAAAAAGAAGTGCTTCCATCCATCCCGACTTGCGAAATAGGCCGCTGGTATCCGGCTTTTGCGGATGTCACAGCCAAAGGCGATACCAAACAGAAAGGCATCGATGAAATCATCCGGCACTTTGGTATCAAGTTGGAAGAAACGATGTCCTTCGGCGACGGAGGAAACGATATCAGCATGCTCCGCCACGCAGCTATCGGAGTCGCTATGGGGCAGGCCAAAGAGGATGTAAAAGCCGCAGCCGACTATGTGACAGCCCCCATTGATGAGGACGGCATCAGCAAGGCTATGAAACATTTCGGGATTATCTAA
- a CDS encoding DUF4998 domain-containing protein — MKNIINYIVCSMLILGIAACGDMYDVHEKYLKMGEETYLGIASDLEANSGFNRIELKWKLNADPRINASIISWEGCETPIEVPISADRDINDYISKIIDLPEGKYIFSIINKSETGKESLIQTISGEVYGSSYQAGLSAQGINSMEATLSKGVTIKWAPMEGCTKTMFTYTNNEGSEKTITLMEGATTSIIPDAVLDTEFKVTSYFKPSEEAIDEIPSLEKVVSFPTYYTVSKEEWDEIHNQYIDVDRTGWGVEANTEELTGEGAVNGHKEALIDGNLNTFWHSQWDGEGKNPPLPHIIIFDMQQTQNILSIELARRQNNLDLKAVMFSISDDKENWTELGKLDFPNDKVPNAQIILLPKAISGRYFRTTVTDSNNGVNASIAEIMFTMGKK, encoded by the coding sequence ATGAAAAATATTATAAACTATATAGTTTGCAGCATGCTAATTCTCGGAATAGCTGCTTGCGGAGATATGTATGATGTACACGAAAAGTATCTTAAAATGGGTGAAGAGACCTATCTCGGAATCGCCAGTGATTTGGAAGCGAACAGCGGTTTCAACCGTATTGAATTGAAATGGAAACTAAATGCTGATCCTCGAATCAATGCCAGTATCATTTCTTGGGAAGGATGCGAAACTCCAATTGAGGTACCCATCTCTGCAGATCGTGATATCAATGATTATATCTCAAAGATAATTGATCTTCCAGAAGGGAAATATATCTTTTCGATAATAAATAAGAGTGAAACGGGAAAAGAATCTCTGATACAAACCATTTCCGGTGAAGTATATGGGTCTTCCTATCAAGCTGGGTTATCCGCACAAGGAATCAACTCTATGGAAGCGACACTGTCGAAAGGAGTTACCATTAAATGGGCTCCTATGGAAGGATGTACAAAAACGATGTTTACTTATACCAACAACGAAGGCAGCGAAAAAACAATCACTTTGATGGAAGGAGCAACAACTTCTATCATACCAGATGCCGTACTTGATACAGAGTTTAAAGTAACTTCTTATTTTAAACCTTCAGAGGAGGCTATTGACGAAATTCCATCATTAGAAAAAGTTGTGAGTTTTCCAACCTATTATACTGTATCAAAAGAAGAGTGGGACGAGATTCATAACCAATATATCGATGTGGACAGGACAGGATGGGGAGTTGAGGCTAACACAGAAGAATTGACCGGTGAAGGAGCCGTAAACGGGCATAAAGAAGCATTAATTGATGGTAATTTAAATACTTTCTGGCATTCACAATGGGATGGTGAAGGGAAGAATCCACCATTGCCACATATAATCATATTTGATATGCAACAAACACAAAACATTCTATCAATAGAATTGGCTAGGCGCCAAAATAACCTTGATTTAAAAGCAGTCATGTTCAGCATCAGTGATGACAAAGAAAACTGGACAGAATTAGGAAAATTAGATTTTCCTAATGATAAGGTTCCTAATGCACAAATTATCTTATTACCAAAGGCTATAAGTGGAAGATATTTCCGTACTACAGTGACCGACAGCAACAATGGCGTAAATGCAAGTATTGCAGAGATTATGTTTACAATGGGAAAAAAATAA
- a CDS encoding DUF5000 domain-containing lipoprotein, with product MKKINYILKLTKYMSATLIGILCLTGCGQDDRIGLDATDNIAPGLPSNIKVENINGGAIISYTPPKDDDLLCVVASYMINGKERTTKASPYVNKLTVEGFGKVGDYQVTLKSIDKSRNESEPLSVTISPLTPPVEFIYNSLKVENSFGGVSLTWENPTRENIILEVFKKDDGEWISLENFYSSVLNGVAKIRNLAAEPITLGYRIQDRWENYSQMLEKESTPLYEEELSKSLFKEVNPLPGDCEAMSGLPIRNIWQGDYNMECFHNITNTTNPAIGRTITFDMGQVAKVSRFKMYQRRGNDPVNVWAYDHNNLKKYVIYGCEALTDNMYLGGEVKEDGIKYPTFEGWTKIMEVECYKPSGSDNPTKTNEDLEYIENGDEHEIPLDAPNFRYIRIYMLENWSGGTYAQIGEMTFWGQPIGK from the coding sequence ATGAAAAAAATAAATTATATATTAAAGCTGACAAAATATATGTCTGCGACTTTAATTGGTATACTGTGTCTTACAGGATGCGGACAAGACGACAGAATTGGACTTGACGCGACTGACAATATAGCACCGGGATTGCCTAGCAATATAAAAGTAGAAAATATTAACGGTGGAGCTATCATCAGCTACACTCCTCCTAAAGATGACGATCTCCTATGTGTAGTAGCTTCTTATATGATCAATGGAAAAGAAAGAACTACTAAAGCCTCTCCTTATGTAAACAAACTTACAGTAGAAGGGTTCGGCAAAGTGGGTGACTATCAAGTGACTCTAAAGAGTATAGATAAAAGCAGGAACGAATCTGAACCACTTTCGGTAACGATAAGCCCGTTGACTCCACCCGTCGAATTTATTTATAATTCTCTGAAAGTCGAAAATAGTTTTGGCGGGGTTAGTCTGACTTGGGAAAATCCAACAAGGGAAAACATTATTTTAGAAGTGTTTAAAAAAGATGATGGGGAATGGATATCTCTGGAAAATTTCTATTCTAGTGTACTAAACGGAGTAGCCAAAATCCGTAATTTGGCTGCAGAACCAATAACACTAGGATATAGAATTCAAGATCGCTGGGAGAACTATTCTCAGATGCTGGAAAAGGAAAGTACGCCTTTGTATGAAGAAGAACTGTCTAAATCTTTATTCAAGGAAGTTAATCCATTACCTGGTGATTGTGAAGCAATGTCCGGTTTGCCAATACGAAATATATGGCAAGGTGATTACAACATGGAATGTTTCCATAATATTACGAATACGACAAACCCTGCAATTGGAAGGACGATAACTTTTGACATGGGACAGGTAGCCAAAGTCAGTCGTTTTAAAATGTATCAGCGTAGAGGAAATGATCCAGTTAATGTATGGGCTTATGACCATAACAATTTAAAAAAATATGTTATCTATGGTTGTGAAGCACTTACGGATAATATGTATCTAGGAGGTGAAGTAAAAGAAGATGGCATCAAATATCCTACGTTCGAAGGATGGACAAAAATCATGGAAGTAGAGTGTTATAAACCTTCTGGAAGCGATAACCCTACGAAAACAAATGAAGATTTAGAATATATTGAAAACGGTGACGAACATGAGATTCCACTAGATGCACCCAATTTCCGTTACATTCGAATTTACATGCTTGAGAATTGGAGTGGAGGTACTTATGCACAGATCGGTGAAATGACCTTTTGGGGGCAACCTATCGGGAAATAA
- a CDS encoding RagB/SusD family nutrient uptake outer membrane protein, whose translation MKKIIVSISFILTAILCNTSCSDYLDIVPEGTPDMETAFSNKTNARKFLFTCYSYLPKWDQAGSIGFLAGDEHWLIPKGTGFIDQRLSLNAWEIGRGEQNSNDPYQNYWDGLNGGTNLWTAIRDCNIFLENIDKPLDLQQYERNRWIAEVKFLKAYYHYYLFMLYGPIPIMDNNISIDASAEEVRRYRDPVDDVVNYISNLLDDAAKDLPLQVTDAGEELGRITQPIAKAVKAQLWLLAASPLFNGNTDYINVKDNQGRSLFPSETDNNKWKQAADAALDAIKCAKEAGHDLYYFTLPVNGLSDATRKLLDIGEAVTEKWNTEIIWGSTWNVNGLQKVAVAKTTKGSHYDAISVMAPTLTVAEQFYSSNGVPISEDKGDFWSKNYPNRYDFTIIPDEGNNKHYLKIGEETAYLHLNREPRFYANLSFDRGTWYGYGYASDEPKDLAFYKFRAKEVSGRITSEDYSYTGYLNKKVCSYKTSVTDNGLSTERYAFPIIRLADLYLMYAEALNETLNTPNNDVYTYIDLVRERAGLDGVKESWQKYSKYPEKPNTKTGMREIIRMERLNELACEGKRFWDLRRWKKELPREVKGWYVQGETAQEFYRVTTLYLRSRYSFKDYLWPLKVETVLKDPNLGQNPGW comes from the coding sequence ATGAAAAAAATTATAGTATCCATATCATTTATTCTTACGGCTATACTATGCAATACATCTTGCAGTGATTACTTGGATATAGTGCCCGAAGGTACCCCGGACATGGAAACAGCCTTCAGCAACAAGACAAATGCCCGTAAGTTTCTTTTTACTTGTTATAGTTACCTGCCAAAGTGGGATCAAGCCGGTTCCATCGGCTTTCTAGCAGGTGATGAACATTGGTTAATACCCAAAGGTACCGGATTTATAGATCAACGCCTCAGTCTCAACGCTTGGGAAATCGGTCGTGGAGAACAGAACAGTAATGACCCTTATCAGAATTATTGGGATGGCCTTAATGGAGGAACAAATCTTTGGACTGCTATACGCGACTGCAATATCTTTCTTGAAAATATTGACAAGCCTCTAGATTTACAGCAATATGAACGTAACAGATGGATTGCGGAAGTAAAATTCCTCAAAGCATACTACCACTATTATCTATTTATGCTCTATGGTCCTATCCCTATCATGGATAACAACATTTCGATAGATGCATCTGCGGAAGAGGTACGACGTTACCGGGACCCAGTGGACGATGTAGTCAACTATATTTCCAATCTACTGGATGACGCAGCTAAAGATCTGCCTCTTCAAGTCACTGATGCAGGTGAAGAACTGGGACGAATCACCCAACCAATAGCAAAAGCGGTAAAAGCACAATTGTGGTTATTGGCTGCTAGTCCTCTATTCAATGGAAATACCGATTATATCAACGTAAAAGATAATCAAGGAAGAAGTCTTTTTCCCTCTGAAACAGATAATAACAAATGGAAACAGGCTGCAGACGCAGCTTTAGACGCCATAAAGTGCGCCAAAGAAGCCGGACATGACCTTTACTATTTCACTCTGCCCGTTAACGGACTTTCGGATGCTACACGCAAGTTACTTGATATCGGTGAAGCAGTTACAGAGAAATGGAATACGGAAATTATATGGGGAAGTACATGGAACGTCAACGGATTACAAAAGGTAGCAGTAGCCAAAACAACTAAGGGCAGTCACTACGATGCAATATCTGTAATGGCTCCGACCTTAACTGTTGCCGAACAGTTTTATTCCTCTAACGGTGTTCCCATCTCCGAAGATAAAGGAGACTTTTGGTCGAAAAACTACCCAAATCGGTATGATTTCACTATCATTCCTGATGAAGGAAATAATAAGCATTATCTCAAAATCGGTGAAGAAACGGCGTATCTTCACCTCAACCGAGAGCCACGCTTTTATGCTAACCTATCATTCGATCGTGGAACATGGTACGGCTACGGTTATGCCAGTGATGAACCGAAAGATCTGGCTTTCTATAAATTTCGCGCTAAAGAAGTTTCTGGTCGTATTACTTCCGAAGACTATTCATATACTGGATATTTAAACAAAAAAGTATGTAGCTATAAAACTAGTGTGACTGATAACGGTCTGTCAACGGAACGTTATGCATTTCCGATTATTCGTCTTGCTGATCTGTATCTGATGTATGCGGAAGCACTGAATGAAACGCTCAACACCCCTAACAACGATGTTTATACCTATATTGACTTAGTGCGTGAGCGCGCTGGTCTTGACGGAGTAAAGGAATCCTGGCAAAAATATTCAAAGTATCCTGAAAAGCCAAACACGAAAACAGGTATGCGTGAAATCATTCGTATGGAACGCTTAAATGAACTAGCTTGTGAAGGAAAACGCTTTTGGGATTTACGTCGTTGGAAGAAGGAACTTCCTCGTGAAGTGAAGGGGTGGTATGTACAAGGAGAAACAGCACAAGAATTTTACCGTGTCACTACGCTTTATCTACGTTCGAGATACAGTTTTAAAGATTACTTGTGGCCCTTAAAAGTAGAAACTGTATTGAAAGATCCGAACCTGGGACAGAATCCGGGTTGGTAA